In the Populus trichocarpa isolate Nisqually-1 chromosome 1, P.trichocarpa_v4.1, whole genome shotgun sequence genome, GATATATTCCAGGTACTTCGTCCTTTGCTTCTTCTTTACCATTCACTCCTGTGCTAGTTgtcattgaaaatatttttttttgtttttcttttcttttctttcttttttaaattgccCCAAATTCTTGAATGTTAGCTGACTAGTTTCTGCTTGCCtaaaaatttccttttcttcatctAACACCCTGATCATTTGTATTGACTATTAATTCTCATTTGCAGACAGTTGCAGTAATCTCCGTGGAATCACAAGGACTGGTACAATTTGGATCCACCCAGAAAGGGAGCACATTGAAAGCAGACCGAGTGAATTTAACTAAATTTCTGACTCGCCTTCATCTTTGAACTGTGAAAGTTATGAAAGAAGGCTAACTGCAAATTATAGtttgctttaaattttaaagaaggctaagccaatttaaaaaaaacgaaCTTCTAAACCGGATTTTTTCCcggttttttccttaaaaaaccgGATTTAACCGAACCGGATCGGTTCGGTTTAAACCATTTCCAGTCCGGTTCGGTTAATTTTTAACAAGAATATTGTAATTCGGTTCAGTTGGTTTTTTAggtctaaaccgaaccgaaccgaaccgtgaacacccctatcTTAGCCATTAGATcttcataaatttttatgttgacttttgtacatattaattaatttacataaGACATACACATTTGATTTCTAAGTAAATAACCTTATTCCCCAATAGCATTTGttacaaaattaatattcaaaatcgAGGTTGTAtttaaactatgttattttttaaatatttttcttacttgagtcatttttccaaaactaaaactatgtcatttttcaaaagaaaaaaaactgaaaccttATCTCTTTTCCCTCACCTCACTTAACAATCATTGTAAATATAATGACAACAAATAAGTGTTTAAGAGTAcaataacttttgttttttggatgtGTTTTAAGAGtatgttttacttgaaaaaaacatcaaattaatactttttttagtgtgttttaaTGGTTATGATATgtaaatgtcaaaaataaaaaaaaatattaatgtatttttaaggaaaaaacacttttgaaaagaACCATATaacataataccaaacacacaagaATTCTTCTAAACAATATTGTAGATGACAAGCTTTTtgcataaatttctttttctttttcttttcttccttgatggttatatatataaatagattttttttcattacaggAAAgtgtatatatactaatgtgaGGATGGTAGGTGTCATTACAAATGTTCAAACATAGGTATTATATATGTCTGCAAAAATCCTTGAGTTGTTATTACATAAATATATGTAGGGGTGAGgtttttggttagttttttatttaaaaaaaaataaccaaaccaaattttattatatattcaaaatagaACCGAATAAAAACTAGTTTAAACTAccaatttttatttggtttagtttttaaaatgaaaaaccgACAaaacctattattttttttaggtttttttttggtgatttcaTGACCAAATTGAGATGCTTAATTTGTGTGGGCTTTTGGGttgtttaaatttgatctttatggGCTTTTATAGCCGAATTCATATTTTCATCGAGAAGCGAAGCCGTAGAAATTCCAAACATCAATCTCCAAGTAGCCTCCATCAAGGACATTCCAAACACCATGCAATATGAGAGAAACACTCCACAAGATCGGCCAGTAAACTGAGAAAGGGCATCCAACAACCCTTTTATTTCAAGTGGTATCGTCTCCAATATATAAACTGGAACATAAACAGTGGGAGACCATAGCATTACAAGATCACTAAGAAAATAAAGTACATATGAGATTAACAACAATGGATGGTGGCCTCGCCAACCAGATATGTTCAATATACCAATTAAGCATAATTTTAAAGCATAACATATTAATTAGAAGCAGCAGCTTTCCAAATATGGTTTAGATAGTCTAAATGCttctgtaattttaaaatttcatcaattattaGTAACGAAGCTAGTGCAATGAAAGGAGAATGTTGGGAAAGATGTAAAGCTTCCCTTATACTTATCAAAGCCTCCactccaaaaacaaaacaaagaaaaaagaaaaccatgaaCAAAAGCCTCCACCTTCATGGTTTCTAGGTTCATATGAAAGAACTGTTTAGttacaaaagaaagagagatgcaATAGCTTGAAAACCATAGTTTGCTAGCCAATAATTCCAGCATGAACATGTCAAGCAAAGAGAACCTGTGTTTTCGTTGGATTTTAGGTGGAGATCATAATAAAATCAGAGAACGAGGGAGTATTGAGAAAGGAGGGCATATGTGAATGTGATTTGGGAGAGAAGGAGACGGTTGATGGTTTGTGAGggttaattttagggtttttcttttatatttgctagtttttttttataataaggtTAAATATTGGTTTAGCTGGTTTAGTTTGTTCTAGTTTAacaggttttaaattttttaaactgaaactgaattaactgattttttttctttttgaattattcagtttttttaggttaattttttttctcggttcaacttgattataaatctactatttctaattaaatcagTATCAATGTACTTAACACCTATGTGTTGGAACTCTACTTTTAGCAGCTGCCAGAAGGTCGAGTGTAtacttaattttaatgaattatacatggttgagataattttatggaaaagaaatggaagaaaacaCAAAgctaattcttttataaaaaaataatttcgaacaatgaaattagaaaagaaaatatgtcaaataaaatatcaacttataataacttttcaaactcgttaCTCAGGTCATTAGACCAAAAACACCATACATGGATAAGCCGTGAAGAccaattactaaaaaaatcaaacactgaatgataaaattaagaaaaaaatcatttacacaaaatgatccaaaatgaaaaaaataaattacaagaatgacgattaaaattgaaatgaaaaaacaaattagatggAAACtacaaattttcaattaaaagttaaattgaaaagaaaaacaacttcaacaaatggacaaaaaaaccaaaagaataatgaccaaattaaaaaataataatatataataaatttggattgaatgatgaaattaaaaaccactataacttttacaaaaaaaatcaaagaagaaaaatcaaaatactaaagaccaaatgagaaaaaaaaataatatatgataaattaggattgaatgatgaaattgaaaacaaatattttttttataaaaagactaagaaaaaaagaagaactgaagttgaaatattaaaaagatcaaCCTATAATTTTTagagggagagaaaagaaaaaaaaattccactaGCAATAAACCGCATCAACGTGTTGTGCTAACAGAAAAGGAACACAACGGCTCTTCTAAAAACACGacataaaagaatttttttgtttattagaaaGAGTGCACGGGTGTCTATCACGCTACAacaattatttctattttaatattaatttattagttttgagAGAAAGATCAAACTACTCTTAATAATaaaccaataagaaaaaaaaaatcagattgaaaagattaaaagattccatggtttaattttttgatttcaatgaaaaacatattattttattatattttaaaataaaaagataaaaatattcctCTTAActggttttaaaatttttatttgaaaagtaataaaatcattttacttTACTGttctaaaataaattgaaaaaacatttatatttcaagttaatgttttaataactaataatccgtataaaaagataaaaatacggTTAACATCAACaacattagttttttctataaggataaaaatattatataataatgcaTAGTGAATTATGTATACGGTGGAAATGACTAATGCcttgagttttagttttttattttttggcatcTAATTgccttaaattaaaaaaaaaggactttcGCAACTTAacactctctctttctcacGCACAGACACAACACCCTAATGGCTGATATTGAACAAGTCCTAGGAGACCTGAACAAGGATTCCTTTGTCTCACTCTTGACAAACCTCATTGGAGAGTCCAAATATGTCCAAAACAACCCCCCAGAGCTGATCCCAGAAGAAGACAGGGTTGTCAAGCATGTGTTGAATTCTCTTCTTCCTTACAGCACCACCACTGGAGGAGGTCCACTGATTGTGAATCATGTCTCTTATTTCCCTCAAAGAGGCAATCTTATTGTGGAGTACCCTGGTACCGAACAAGGAAAGATCTTGTCTTTTGTTGGCATGCACATGGATGTTGTCACTGCCAATCCCAATGACTGGGTttgttcatttctttctttcatcttttgttGTTCCTCGGTGAAGCGgggtttgattgattttgattgtttatGGGAGTTTCACTTTTTCCTTATGAAGCTATTACtggtttttatgtttatgtgACGAAGTTAAGGTTTCAATCGCACTCAGGCTTGAGATTTTCAGTTTAAAGTTTACTCCTTTTGAGTTATTAATTACAATTGAACTGGGTTTCTGTTGGATTGAGTTTGTTGTTCGGAAAGTTAGTGGTTGAAATGTTCCTCaggatttgatttattttgggttgATTAAGTAATTATCGTCAACAAAGGTAATTTCGAGTTTCTAcgaattgaaaaattatggcTCATTATGCTGATTGCTATTAAGGTGTTGGATGTATCAAAAGTTATTAATTGAACTTTCTATGTCAGGAAAATATATACGAGTAAAGATTCGATGTTTTTGCTCAGTCACGTGTAACAGTGAATTTGATATGATAGTGATTGTTATTCATGCTATGATGACCAAACTTGCAGGAGTTTGATCCATTTTCATTGAGCATCGATGGGGAAAAACTTCGTGGCCGTGGAACCACTGATTGTTTGGGACATGTTGCCCTTGTGACTGAACTGATGAAGAAGTTGGGGGAGACAAAGCCAAAATTGAAGTCAACAGTAGTTGCAGTCTTTATAGCTAATGAGGAGAATTCTGCCATAACAGGGGTTGGCGTGGATGCACTTGTAAAAGATGGTCTGCTCAATAAGCTGAAGGGAGGTCCTCTGTAAGCAACCCACAATTTctgtaggaaaagaaaaggacttgTTATATATAAAGCATCTTTATGgtcttttagattattttttttttggtctgaagctttaatgaaaattttgtttcatattCTATGTTTTTTGCTGAGATAcaaatttgattaattgatgTGATTTTGTGTTTGTAGATATTGGATTGACACAGCAGATAAACAACCTTGCATTGGCACTGGTGGTATGATTCCTTGGAAACTTCATGTCACTGGGAAACTTTTTCATAGTGGTTTACCGCATAAGGTATACCATTACAATCTCTACTGTCTTAGATCATTAATTCAACGCGTGAACTTTTTCATGCATTTATTTATACGGGAAAACTATTGTCACTTTTCTGGTATTAAATTTGTGAaacctaaaattttatgatGGTTTTCTGGTTCTACTTTTCAGATGAACAGTATAACATGATATGTAAACCAATGTGTAAATTGCAAAGAAGTCAAAAACTAATGAATTATATTAGTGCATAACATTTTGGCCTTTTCTAGTACAATAATAAGAAGAGAAATCTGCTGACTTTAGATTGGCTTGCACTATGAAGATGATAAAATACATGAAGCAGAAATTTATGTTGTAAAAGTGGTTTGTGTGATTAGAAACTTGAAAAAGTGATggagtacttttttttttctctttatgcaAATAAtggtaaattaacaaaaaatgaattaacATAAAACTCAATTCCACACAGCATTCCTGTCCTGGTTTGGTGGGGTCAGCTTATATCTTTCCTCTTTGCGCTTTCATCTCTCTTTTTTGGACCAAATTATCTCTGAGTTGCTGTGATTTTAAATCACTTTTACCACTTCATCCCACATGATTTTAGTCAGAGTCTCCACTTCTCTACCCCTACTATTTTATTCTAATCACTCTGTATCTGTGAATCCATAGGCCTATCTTGGAAAAGCAAGGTGTAAATGACAATGACCACAATTTGGATTGTTATAACTGAAATATTACAAATTTCAAAAGTAGCTTACATGACATGGGTTCTTACCTTTTCCAAAGCAATTATtattttccctttccttttatAGTGTGGCCTGTATGCACATCTATGCAagcaaatatttatttgtatagTACTGGCATGTATGTATAAAATACCTTTATCCCCTTTTCAATTCAACCTTAGATTATGCATGCATAAATAGAAGTAGAAAGGAAGGTAGCCAGGTTAAAAcattttggataaaaatgaagaacagGTATGAAAAACCTACTTCTGGCCCACTACACTTTACTTGCCCAGTTTTGAGAGTATGCTAAACAGACACAATTTTATGGCTGTTTGACAGTATTTTAAAGCTGTAGATGGTGCAAGACACATCAAGCtttgttttatatagatgaTTGCTCGTGAAAATTAGTCTAATGAAAGACTTTCTAGTTTCATATGTTCAAATTGGGCTACATATTCCATTCTAGCTTCTGAATGATGTGTTACATAGAATAGATGGAGTCACTTCTCCGGTTTcttcttatttattaatttcaaagtttgtATTATCTGCAGGCTATAAATCCTTTGGAGCTGGGCATGGAGGCTCTTAAAGAGATACAGTCACGATTTTACAGGGACTTTCCACCTCATAAGGAAGAGCAAGTATATGGATTTGCAACACCATCAACTATGAAGCCAACTCAATGGAGTTGTAAGTTTTGCAGCAATAAGTAATGATATATTGTGGAAAGCAAATGCTTTAATTTCTGAAACCCATCTTCATTGTCTCAGATCCAGGAGGTGGGATCAATCAAATTCCTGCTGAGTGTACAATTTCGGGAGATGTCAGGTTTATAATCTTGTAAAGAAGTTCTTAACACATGCA is a window encoding:
- the LOC18094176 gene encoding acetylornithine deacetylase — encoded protein: MADIEQVLGDLNKDSFVSLLTNLIGESKYVQNNPPELIPEEDRVVKHVLNSLLPYSTTTGGGPLIVNHVSYFPQRGNLIVEYPGTEQGKILSFVGMHMDVVTANPNDWEFDPFSLSIDGEKLRGRGTTDCLGHVALVTELMKKLGETKPKLKSTVVAVFIANEENSAITGVGVDALVKDGLLNKLKGGPLYWIDTADKQPCIGTGGMIPWKLHVTGKLFHSGLPHKAINPLELGMEALKEIQSRFYRDFPPHKEEQVYGFATPSTMKPTQWSYPGGGINQIPAECTISGDVRLTPFYSVEDVMSKLQKHVDDINENIEKLGTRGPVSKYVLPEENLRGSLAVTFDEASSGVACNLKSRGFEVLCKATEKIVGHVKPYSITGTLPLIRELKDEGFDVQTAGYGLMATYHAKNEYCLLSDMCQGYQIFTSIISQLEN